A single window of Thiomicrorhabdus immobilis DNA harbors:
- the lon gene encoding endopeptidase La: MTDKTNNNELPEIDQAHDKTDAQLAEQELTENLQVADYANAEDFILASDDDSEDELDETDAEDGSAAVDTDQIKIEVNEALAKKLIQTANAVLEGEHIVHNPGSIFGQLAKPELTIPKEIFLLPVKERPFFPGQQLPVLLNKENWGETYEAIKANKCKYIGIIFVNTDNHDKALPSDFSRMGTLVKIHDPKVKEDYIQLIAEGVKRFDIENWISGKAPYRAQVNYPKDIIDGSEQEFKAYGLAIMNAFRELLPLNPLYSEELKYFLNRYSASEPSQLADFAASLTTAENDKLQEVLETLSLSERMEKVLTLFKQEIEVTKLQFNIRERVEENLSEHQRDFFLRQQLNEIQKELGMIKDDQTLDTDRFRERIEKLTLSEEATKKAEEELNKLNMLDPQSPEYNVARNWLDWLTQLPWGKHSEDLLDLKRAKKVLDKGHDGLEDVKDRILEFLAVGALKGEVSGSIICLVGPPGVGKTSIGRSIAESLGRKFYRFSVGGMRDEAEIKGHRRTYIGAMPGKFVQALKDCETANPVIMLDEIDKIGASFQGDPASALLEVLDPEQNHEFMDHFMDIRFDLSKALFVCTANTLDTIPGPLLDRMEVIRLSGYITEEKLQIAKHHLWPTLLEEAGLSKEQVQITPAAIRHVIEGYARESGVRNLKKQLAKLVRKLALKFVTTDLKSTKIHVNELEEMLGQPRFTPEKINQQVGTVTGLAWTSMGGATLTIEASRVHTLNRGFKLSGQLGDVMQESAGIAYSFISSNLDKYKADPEFFDKAFVHLHVPDGATPKDGPSAGVTMATALLSLARDEAIKTPLAMTGELSLTGLVLPVGGIREKVIAAKRIGIKELILPEDNRKDYQELPGYLQEGMTVHFAKHFDEVARLTFNVRSKSLALKTYLAQKAAEEEISTQH, translated from the coding sequence ATGACTGATAAAACCAATAACAACGAACTACCAGAAATTGATCAAGCGCATGACAAAACCGATGCCCAGCTAGCCGAACAAGAGTTAACCGAAAATTTACAGGTTGCCGACTACGCGAATGCGGAGGACTTTATCCTTGCCAGTGATGACGATTCTGAGGATGAATTGGATGAGACAGATGCCGAGGATGGTTCTGCAGCAGTGGATACGGATCAAATCAAAATCGAAGTCAATGAAGCCTTAGCCAAAAAGTTAATCCAAACCGCTAATGCTGTGCTTGAAGGCGAACACATTGTGCATAATCCAGGCAGCATTTTTGGACAACTTGCTAAACCGGAATTAACCATTCCCAAAGAGATTTTTTTACTGCCCGTTAAAGAGCGTCCTTTCTTTCCAGGTCAGCAGCTTCCGGTACTGCTCAACAAAGAGAACTGGGGTGAAACCTACGAAGCCATCAAAGCCAATAAGTGCAAATATATTGGGATTATTTTTGTAAATACGGATAACCATGACAAAGCGTTGCCAAGTGACTTCAGTCGCATGGGGACACTGGTTAAGATCCATGACCCTAAGGTCAAAGAAGACTATATCCAACTGATTGCCGAAGGTGTCAAACGTTTTGATATCGAAAACTGGATTTCTGGAAAAGCGCCGTACCGCGCCCAAGTCAATTACCCTAAAGACATTATTGATGGCTCTGAACAAGAGTTTAAAGCCTACGGCTTGGCCATTATGAATGCCTTTAGAGAACTGTTGCCTCTCAATCCGCTATACAGTGAAGAGCTCAAGTATTTCTTAAACCGTTATAGTGCCAGCGAACCTTCGCAACTAGCCGATTTTGCCGCCAGCTTGACCACGGCTGAAAACGACAAACTGCAAGAGGTTTTAGAAACCCTAAGCCTTTCTGAACGCATGGAAAAGGTGCTTACCCTCTTTAAACAAGAGATAGAGGTCACCAAATTACAATTCAATATCCGCGAACGTGTTGAAGAAAATCTTTCTGAACACCAACGTGACTTCTTTTTACGCCAACAACTCAATGAAATCCAAAAAGAGTTGGGCATGATAAAAGATGACCAAACGTTGGATACCGACCGTTTTAGAGAGCGCATTGAGAAATTAACGCTATCGGAAGAGGCCACCAAAAAGGCTGAAGAAGAGCTAAACAAATTAAACATGCTGGATCCACAATCGCCGGAATACAATGTGGCGCGCAACTGGTTAGACTGGCTGACCCAATTACCTTGGGGTAAACATAGTGAAGACTTGCTTGACCTAAAACGCGCTAAAAAAGTACTCGATAAAGGTCATGACGGTTTAGAAGACGTCAAAGACCGTATCTTGGAGTTTTTGGCGGTGGGTGCGCTTAAGGGTGAAGTATCGGGTTCGATTATCTGTTTAGTAGGGCCACCAGGGGTGGGTAAAACATCGATTGGTCGTTCGATTGCCGAATCCCTAGGAAGAAAGTTCTATCGTTTTTCAGTAGGCGGTATGCGTGATGAGGCCGAGATTAAAGGTCATAGACGAACCTATATCGGCGCCATGCCTGGTAAGTTTGTACAGGCATTGAAAGATTGTGAAACCGCTAACCCGGTCATTATGCTTGATGAAATCGATAAAATAGGTGCTTCCTTCCAGGGTGACCCCGCGTCAGCTCTTTTAGAGGTTTTAGACCCCGAGCAGAACCATGAGTTCATGGACCACTTTATGGATATCCGTTTTGACTTATCCAAAGCGTTGTTCGTGTGTACGGCCAATACCTTAGATACGATTCCTGGCCCTCTACTCGACCGAATGGAAGTGATCCGTCTGTCAGGTTATATCACTGAAGAAAAACTCCAAATTGCAAAACATCACCTCTGGCCAACCCTACTTGAAGAAGCGGGGCTAAGCAAAGAGCAAGTGCAAATCACGCCGGCGGCGATTCGCCATGTAATCGAAGGTTATGCGCGTGAATCGGGTGTGCGTAACTTGAAAAAGCAACTGGCTAAACTGGTTCGTAAGCTGGCGTTGAAGTTTGTGACAACGGATTTGAAAAGCACCAAAATCCATGTCAACGAACTTGAAGAGATGCTGGGTCAACCGCGTTTCACCCCTGAAAAAATCAACCAACAGGTGGGAACCGTTACCGGTTTAGCCTGGACATCGATGGGTGGTGCAACCTTAACCATCGAAGCGAGCCGTGTGCATACGTTAAATCGGGGATTCAAGCTTTCCGGACAACTGGGTGATGTCATGCAGGAATCCGCTGGAATCGCTTACAGCTTTATTTCATCGAACTTAGATAAATATAAAGCGGACCCTGAATTTTTTGACAAGGCGTTTGTGCATCTACATGTGCCAGATGGAGCAACCCCTAAAGATGGCCCAAGTGCCGGGGTTACCATGGCAACCGCCCTACTCTCTTTAGCAAGAGATGAAGCGATAAAAACGCCTTTGGCCATGACTGGGGAATTAAGCTTAACAGGCCTGGTGTTACCCGTGGGCGGAATCCGTGAAAAGGTGATCGCCGCAAAACGCATCGGCATTAAAGAACTGATTCTTCCAGAAGATAACCGTAAAGACTATCAGGAGTTGCCCGGCTATCTTCAAGAGGGTATGACCGTACACTTTGCTAAACATTTTGATGAGGTGGCGCGTTTAACTTTCAATGTCAGAAGCAAGTCGTTAGCTTTAAAAACCTACCTGGCACAAAAAGCCGCTGAAGAAGAGATCAGTACTCAACACTGA
- a CDS encoding HDOD domain-containing protein, producing MQQKFRNAMQAIHGQKIPELPDEILLLEKEITSKFASIVTVAEIIEKNATLSGEVLRIVNSPVVKLREPVKSIRDAVNVLGLDNIYNLVVAAAVQNLFGGKGLLKDIMDYSVDVAFCMADISEWVAGVSRDEAYMLGLFHNIGAMMLASKDEAQYDTLFRSSMSLPISALKKEEAVYGSNHAIIGVLIGKKWHLSTEMLNAIMLHHNEKCERIQNENVRAMVAMIKVACGIVSEISLGAYRGGEMRAYEHDGMQELMLEEGVVKEIRTALMSYTFKD from the coding sequence ATGCAACAAAAATTTCGTAATGCCATGCAAGCTATTCATGGCCAAAAAATCCCTGAGTTACCTGATGAGATTTTGCTCTTAGAAAAAGAGATTACCAGTAAGTTTGCCAGTATCGTTACTGTCGCAGAGATTATTGAAAAAAATGCAACCCTATCCGGTGAGGTCTTACGAATTGTAAACTCGCCGGTCGTTAAACTAAGGGAACCTGTTAAATCCATACGGGATGCTGTTAATGTTTTGGGTTTAGATAATATTTATAACTTAGTCGTTGCGGCAGCCGTGCAAAATTTATTTGGCGGCAAAGGGTTATTAAAAGACATTATGGACTACAGTGTCGATGTGGCTTTTTGTATGGCGGATATCTCCGAATGGGTCGCAGGGGTAAGCCGTGATGAGGCCTATATGCTCGGCCTGTTTCATAATATAGGTGCGATGATGTTGGCTTCTAAGGATGAGGCTCAATACGATACGTTATTCAGAAGTTCCATGTCCTTGCCTATTTCTGCACTCAAAAAAGAAGAAGCGGTTTATGGTTCGAATCATGCCATTATTGGCGTATTGATCGGGAAAAAATGGCATTTGTCTACAGAGATGCTTAACGCCATTATGCTACACCATAATGAAAAGTGTGAACGTATTCAAAATGAAAATGTCCGCGCGATGGTCGCAATGATTAAAGTCGCTTGCGGAATCGTTTCTGAAATCTCTTTAGGAGCCTACCGAGGTGGTGAAATGCGAGCTTATGAACATGACGGCATGCAAGAGTTGATGCTGGAAGAAGGAGTCGTCAAGGAGATACGTACCGCTTTGATGTCTTATACCTTTAAGGATTAA
- a CDS encoding methyl-accepting chemotaxis protein — translation MLFLNKLSVKQRLWFNLLIIIMFLMLIVNTSRNALLSINASSSDLKSIQSGQSAKISEFQSLFSNTLVSMNNYAITLDKKHGEEFNAQIELLKKLNLSLNDTEQAAKPTEEITTQPLDDKKANHIINPANDNPETSTTEVNDDVAEIAEILRKIKKSANSLVFLKRQIQETIVYGIEPSANTIQKVIQTIKESDGVDEEALTLAAEIEKQLQKSQFSISKMTSTNDLTYKTIFDEKGLGDGAKQTFESLASLLEGDLENQSLFEELSEARDGYQESFNDLADYLKTTAQNNVTISELSYNANQLVQNKLHETQTRTVNLIEELDQLSAAVIEEVVYKSLIALLVMVLINLFLVTSITRPLNNMRKQIINIAQTGNYKEWQSPLGNNEFNDIGDSVQSLLDSVVSVTSEINQVSQALVQGNLSVSVKGQYQGELAILKDNFNNSMLQVKETLHEIDQASQALAQGKLETNIELNKFNGDYYQVMNNLQTAIDIQKASISSIVNVMENMSLGDFSHRIETELPGEYNRLKEYLNNSSDKLEAVIETANTILDNYQQGNFSFQTPIQFDGRLDELKENMDLVANNMSQMLFLVKQATHDALGGVQEISAGNQDLNERVQIQAAALQSAIQKMEIMTSTVTESLLQAKDVSALSEAVKKEIQQGNQVVTHMDQAMNEISEASKEIANITKVIDGIAFQTNLLALNAAVEAARAGEAGRGFAVVAGEVRNLAGRSADAAKQIREVSESSLSKIEVGLELSQQTTATFTHNQKAVEEVSERIADMHQKLEQQVTGIQDISRDFNAVDDTTQQNAALVEEISSTSINIIRQMQKLENSVDSFKVLPVTPTALKIVA, via the coding sequence ATGCTTTTTTTAAACAAACTTTCAGTAAAGCAAAGACTATGGTTTAACCTGTTAATTATAATCATGTTCTTGATGTTGATTGTTAACACCTCAAGAAACGCCTTGCTCTCAATCAATGCGAGCAGTTCTGATTTAAAAAGCATTCAATCTGGCCAGTCCGCTAAGATTTCGGAATTTCAAAGCCTGTTTTCCAATACGCTTGTAAGCATGAATAACTATGCCATTACTTTGGACAAAAAGCACGGCGAAGAATTTAATGCTCAAATTGAATTGCTTAAGAAGCTCAACCTCTCCTTGAACGATACCGAACAAGCGGCAAAACCCACTGAAGAAATTACCACTCAACCGCTAGACGATAAAAAAGCCAACCATATCATCAACCCCGCTAACGATAATCCTGAAACATCTACCACAGAGGTGAATGATGATGTGGCTGAAATCGCTGAGATTCTCAGAAAGATCAAAAAATCAGCCAACTCCCTGGTCTTTCTTAAACGCCAAATCCAAGAGACTATCGTGTACGGCATAGAGCCAAGCGCCAACACGATCCAAAAGGTCATTCAAACCATTAAAGAGAGTGATGGTGTTGATGAAGAAGCCTTGACTCTTGCTGCTGAAATTGAAAAACAGTTACAAAAATCACAATTCAGCATCTCTAAAATGACTTCAACCAATGATTTAACCTATAAAACGATATTTGATGAAAAAGGCCTGGGCGATGGCGCCAAACAGACTTTTGAATCTTTGGCGTCATTGTTGGAAGGAGACCTTGAAAACCAGAGTCTTTTTGAAGAACTCAGCGAAGCACGAGATGGCTACCAGGAATCTTTTAATGACCTTGCTGACTACCTTAAAACCACCGCACAAAACAATGTGACTATCAGCGAGCTCTCATATAACGCCAATCAACTAGTTCAAAACAAATTACATGAAACCCAAACCAGAACCGTAAATTTAATTGAAGAGCTTGACCAGTTAAGTGCTGCGGTGATTGAAGAAGTGGTTTATAAGAGTTTAATTGCGCTATTGGTCATGGTATTGATCAATCTATTCTTGGTCACGTCCATTACACGACCTTTGAACAATATGCGCAAACAGATTATCAATATTGCGCAAACCGGTAACTATAAAGAGTGGCAATCCCCTTTAGGTAACAATGAATTTAATGACATCGGCGATAGTGTCCAGAGTTTATTGGATTCGGTGGTGTCGGTTACCAGCGAAATCAATCAAGTGAGCCAAGCACTCGTTCAAGGCAATTTATCGGTCAGTGTCAAAGGCCAATACCAAGGCGAACTCGCCATATTGAAAGACAACTTCAACAACAGCATGTTGCAAGTTAAGGAAACATTGCATGAAATCGACCAGGCAAGCCAGGCACTTGCCCAAGGTAAGTTAGAGACCAACATTGAACTCAACAAGTTCAATGGCGACTACTATCAAGTGATGAACAACCTTCAAACGGCGATTGATATTCAAAAGGCATCTATTTCGTCGATTGTGAATGTCATGGAAAACATGAGTTTGGGCGACTTTAGTCACCGCATTGAAACCGAGTTACCCGGTGAATACAATCGTTTGAAGGAGTACTTAAACAACTCATCAGATAAACTTGAAGCGGTGATTGAAACGGCGAATACCATCTTGGATAACTATCAACAAGGAAACTTCTCATTTCAAACTCCGATTCAATTTGATGGTCGTTTGGACGAGCTAAAAGAAAATATGGATTTGGTCGCGAACAATATGAGCCAGATGCTGTTCTTAGTTAAGCAAGCAACCCATGATGCCTTGGGAGGCGTCCAAGAGATTAGTGCAGGAAACCAAGATTTGAATGAACGTGTCCAAATCCAAGCCGCTGCTCTGCAGAGCGCGATTCAAAAAATGGAAATCATGACCAGTACGGTTACCGAATCGTTACTCCAAGCGAAAGATGTCAGCGCATTAAGTGAAGCCGTTAAAAAGGAAATTCAGCAAGGAAACCAAGTGGTTACACACATGGACCAAGCCATGAATGAAATTTCTGAGGCGAGTAAAGAGATTGCCAATATCACCAAAGTCATCGATGGAATCGCCTTCCAAACCAATCTACTGGCGCTTAACGCGGCTGTCGAGGCGGCACGAGCTGGTGAGGCCGGAAGAGGTTTTGCGGTGGTTGCAGGTGAAGTGAGAAATCTGGCTGGTCGTTCTGCCGATGCCGCAAAACAGATCAGAGAGGTTTCAGAAAGTAGCTTAAGCAAAATCGAAGTGGGTCTGGAATTAAGTCAACAAACCACCGCCACCTTCACTCATAACCAAAAAGCGGTCGAAGAGGTTTCAGAAAGAATTGCCGACATGCACCAAAAATTGGAACAGCAAGTCACGGGGATTCAAGATATCAGTCGAGATTTCAATGCGGTAGACGACACCACTCAACAAAATGCCGCATTGGTTGAGGAAATCTCATCCACCTCAATCAATATCATTCGACAAATGCAAAAGTTAGAAAATTCGGTCGATAGTTTTAAGGTCTTGCCAGTCACACCGACAGCCTTGAAAATCGTCGCTTAG
- a CDS encoding arylesterase, which translates to MLFLVILNPSLSFAQPQATIYEEKLNIAGDSAPISLLVMGDSLSAAYGLDVNQGWVALLQQKFPQFSVHNASISGETTSGGKQRLVPLLEKYQPAVLVIELGANDALRGQDLTVSQQNIQQMIDACLQYNQACKVVLLGVKLPTNYGPAYELMFTKMYQDLADKNPIWFDPFFIETVALDPDLMQWDGLHPNADAQPAILQRVAPLFEQLLAK; encoded by the coding sequence ATGTTGTTTTTGGTTATCCTCAATCCTAGTCTAAGCTTTGCTCAACCGCAAGCAACAATCTATGAAGAAAAGCTGAATATTGCCGGGGATTCAGCTCCTATTAGCTTGTTGGTTATGGGGGACAGTTTAAGTGCGGCTTACGGGTTGGATGTGAATCAAGGGTGGGTTGCGCTCTTACAGCAAAAATTCCCGCAATTTTCGGTGCATAATGCAAGTATTAGTGGAGAGACGACTTCTGGCGGAAAGCAACGTCTAGTGCCTTTGTTAGAGAAGTATCAGCCCGCTGTTTTGGTCATCGAGCTTGGCGCAAATGACGCATTGAGAGGACAGGATTTAACAGTCAGCCAACAGAACATTCAACAGATGATAGATGCTTGTTTGCAATATAACCAGGCCTGTAAGGTTGTGTTGTTGGGTGTCAAATTACCCACCAATTATGGCCCCGCTTATGAGTTGATGTTTACGAAGATGTATCAGGATTTGGCGGATAAAAACCCGATATGGTTCGATCCGTTTTTTATAGAAACGGTGGCTCTGGACCCAGATTTAATGCAGTGGGATGGCTTGCACCCCAATGCAGACGCGCAACCGGCTATTTTGCAACGGGTAGCGCCGCTATTTGAACAGTTATTGGCAAAGTAA
- a CDS encoding ABC transporter ATP-binding protein gives MSQTNSPKSDPANIIELHDVHYQIPSDDKVLDIIKACDLRVQSNEVIAIVGRSGSGKSTLLSLMAGLESATSGQVNLLGQNLNRCSEDQRASIRAQQVGFIFQNFQLMPSMTALENVLMPLELFQIEHAESKALKALEQVGLSHRANHRPAELSGGEQQRVAIARAFVTEPKILFADEPTGNLDEETAEQIQSLLLELNQTRNTTLILVTHDTDFANRCQKKYLLLNGHLIEQMDGNG, from the coding sequence ATGAGCCAAACCAACAGCCCTAAGTCCGACCCTGCAAACATTATTGAATTGCATGATGTGCATTATCAAATTCCTTCAGACGATAAGGTGCTTGATATCATAAAAGCCTGTGACTTAAGAGTCCAGTCGAATGAGGTTATCGCCATTGTTGGACGCTCCGGTTCAGGCAAATCTACCCTACTCTCTTTAATGGCGGGATTAGAAAGCGCGACTTCCGGACAAGTGAATTTACTCGGTCAAAATTTAAACCGATGTTCCGAGGATCAACGTGCCTCTATCAGGGCACAACAGGTCGGTTTTATCTTCCAGAACTTTCAACTGATGCCAAGCATGACGGCGCTGGAAAATGTCTTGATGCCTCTGGAGTTGTTTCAAATCGAACATGCCGAAAGCAAGGCTTTAAAAGCCCTTGAACAAGTTGGTTTGAGCCATCGTGCCAATCACCGTCCGGCGGAATTATCCGGTGGGGAACAACAACGGGTAGCCATTGCCCGAGCCTTTGTCACCGAACCCAAAATCCTTTTTGCCGATGAACCTACGGGCAACTTGGATGAAGAAACCGCCGAACAGATTCAATCCCTGCTCTTGGAGTTAAACCAAACGCGCAACACCACGTTGATTTTAGTGACCCACGACACGGATTTTGCGAATCGCTGTCAAAAAAAATACCTACTTCTCAACGGGCATTTAATTGAACAAATGGATGGCAATGGATGA